Within the Herbaspirillum sp. RTI4 genome, the region AGCGTTTGGTAATACTCACTGGCCCAGCGGAACATCGATTCAACGATGGAAGGAAAAATGGGATTGCCGCTGATATCGGCGATTTCACGATGGAAGGCCATGTCGCGTTCGATGAATTCTTCGAGGTTGACCATCGATGCCCGATGTTGCGCGATGCTCTCGCGCAAACGGGCGATCTGCTCTTGCGTGGCGCGCTCGGCCGCCATGCGCGCCGTACTGGTTTCCAGAAAGACCCGCGCTTCTTTCAAATGCCGCAGCATGTCCGGCTGCGTGCGCAAGATGTGCATGGCACCGCTGGCAATCTGGGCGATCAGGCGGTCGGCGGTCGGTTCAATCACCCGCGCCCGTTCGCCGTGGACGATTTCCACGAAACCGGAACGCTCCATTGCCTGCAAGGCTTCGCGCACCGCCGGGCGACCCACGCCGTACAGTTCCATCAGTTCACGCTCGGACGGCAGTTGCGCGCCGGGCGGAATTTGTCCTGAACGGATGCGCTCCATCAGGCGATCCAGCACTTCCTGATAGAGCTTGCGACGCGGAATAATTTCGCTCATGGCTTCATTCTGGTAACGGGGATAAGTGAAGCCGGGACTGTACCACGCCCGACTTCACTGACCGCCGGGGTGGGCAGACCGGCCCTTACCAAAATCCCAGTGCGGCGCGCAAAGCAGGATGCGTTTGCGCGTGCTGTTCCAGAGGGATGCCTTCGACTGCGGCAACCCAGGCTTCGCGCAAAGCACTGACACCGGCAGCCACCCCTTGCGGATGGCCGAAAATGCCGCCGCCCGCCGTGTGAATCAGATCGGTGCAAGCAATAGCGCGGTAGGTATCGGCGGCCTGCAAACCGGTCTGCCCCGAACTGAATACCGGCATGGCCTCCATCGCGGCTTGCGGCATCACCGGCGTCAGTACGGCGCGCGCAGCAGCGATCACGCTATCGTCCGGTTCGCTGAATTTATTGCGCAAGCCATTGACGTGCATATGGTCGGCCCCGGCCAGTCGCCAGATGGCCTGCCACGGCGCGTAGTCCCAACCCAGTTGCGGACAACGCGAGAGATAGCCCCAACCGGCGCGATGCGCATGAATCGGCAATTGCGCATGACGACGCAACTCCAGCAGACCGACCAGACCGATCGCATTCAGATTGGCCATGACGCAAGTGCCGCCCTCCGCCAGCACCAGATCATGCCGCCGTCGCATCTGATCCAGATCGCCGGTCAGATTGAAGGCCACCATGACTTTTTTGCCGGTGCGCTGCGCATGCTCGTTAATGACGCGCATGACGCCGCGCACACGCTGGTCGAACGGACACTGGGTGCCGTCGGCCTGCAATTCATCGTCCTTGATGAAATCGACTCCACCCTGCACCAGTTCGCGCACCTGCTGCACGGTTTCCTCCACCGACAAGCCGATGCTGGGCTTGATGATGGTGCCAATCAGCGGCCCCTGCGCCACGCCGGTCAGACGGCGGGTGCCGGCGATACCGAAGGCTGGTCCGGGATATGCGGTAGCAAACGCCGACGGCAGCCGCAGCCCGGTCAGACGCAAACCGGAGACCTGCCGCAATTCGAACAAATTGCCGGCAATCGTCGACATCAGATTGGGCAAGGACGGGCCGATATTCTCCAACGGCCAGGAAATTTCCATATTGCAGCGGGTGTAAACCTTGGACGCCATCCCCCCCGGCAAGCTGGGAGTGCTGCTGGCATCGAGTATCTCCAGCCGTTCGACGCGGGCGCCGGAACGCGCTTTCAGTTCCGGCGTTTCGGTCGGCAAGGCCACGAAAGTACCGCTCGACTGTTCGCCGGCAATAACTTCGGCCGCGCGGGTCGGGTCGTCGCCGGTTTCCATCCAATAACTGGCGTATATGCGTTCGCTCACGGTTGGTTTCCTCAGGTGATACGGCGGATGCTTTCGGCGATTTCTTCGCGGTCGAACACTTTGATCCAGTCGTCGCGCATCAGTCGCGGCTTGCCGAATTGGATCGCTTTGTTGCAGGCATCTGAAAACGCGCCGGGGATTTCATTGAAAATCACTGCGCCCAGAATGTTCATGTGGCCGAGCAGAAAGTCGCGTGCCGCTTCTTTCGGTACGCCGCGCCGGACGGTTTCGTCCATCGCTTCGCGCATGACGGCCAACAGCGTCGCGCACACGGTTTCCGACAAGCCCGGTTCCAGCAAGGCCATCTGGTCCACGGTCAGGCGGTAAGAGCGCAGTATGGGGGCATAAATGACTTTGGCCACATCTTCACCGAGATCGAAGGCCGATTCCGGGCCTTGCATCAGGGCGCTGGTAATCGATTGCTTGGCCGCGGCACCGCCAAAATAATCGCGCCGCGCTTCTTCCGTGGTCTCGTCGTTATAAATCAAGGGATGGCAGGGATGCGCCACGAAATAGGTCAGGTCTGCCCGGTCCGGGAGATGACCGGCAAAAGGCGCGGCGGCGTCCAGCGTCATGAGCATGGTGCCGGCGCGCAACTTGGGGGCGATTTCGGCGGCGATCTTGCCGATCAGGGTGTCCGGCACAGCCAGGATGACTACATCGGCATTGTCCAGCGCGGCATCGACGCTCACGCACTCAATGCCGAGTTCGTCTTTCAGGCGTTGCTGACCGGCTGCGCCGACTTCGACGTGAGCGACGCGGTAATCGGATTTTTGCAAATTCTTCGACAGGCGCACGCCCATTTTTCCACCGGCGCCGAACAGGGCAATTTTTTCATTCATGAGAACTCTCCATTAAAACGGTCGTGATTTGTTAAACATAGGCTTGGGGTACGACTCGCCCTTTGCAGGCGGCGAGCCGCTCTGCTTGGCTGACTGCTTAGCTGACTGAAGCGGTACTCAGCGCATCGGCTGGCAAAGCGCTTTCGCTCTCCGCCACTTTGCTGCTGCTTCCGATACTAAAAATGATGATGGCCGACAGCAGCATGAAAGCGCCGACGATGAACATCGGTGCCTGAAACGAGCCGGTCGCATCTTTTACAGCGCCGGTGACGAATGGCGCGATGAAACCGGCGGCGTTGCCTATCGTATTGATCAGGGCAATCCCTGCTGCGGCTGCCGCGCCGGACAGAAAGCGCGAGGGAATCGACCAGAAAGTCGGCAAGGCCGAAAAGATGGCGCAGGCCGTCACCGTGATGACGAGGATACTGGCGGCAGGCGAGTTCATGTACAGGGCCAGCGGGATGCTGGCAGCACCGATCAGCGCAGGCACGCCGACATGCCACGAACGCACGCCGCGTTTAGTGGCGTCGCGGCTCCACAAATACAGGGCAAGACCGGCAGGCAGATACGGTATGGCCGTAATCAAGCCTTTCTGGAACACGCTGAATTTGCTGCCGAACTGCACTTCAAAGCCGCCGATGATGGTCGGCAGGAAAAACGCCAGCGCATACAAGCCGTAAATCAAACCGAAATACACCAAGGACAATTGCCACACGCGCGGATTACAAAACGCTTCGCCAACGCGGGCCGGACGCTCCTTGGTTTTTGCCTGCTCTTCGCGATCCAGCTCGGAGATCAGCCAGGATTTTTCTTCGCGTGTCAGCCAGTTCGCTTGCGCCGGACTGTCGGACAAATAAAACCAGGCGATGATGCCGACCACAATGGCGGGAATTGCTACGCCGCCGAACATCAGACGCCAGCCTTCCAGTCCGAATGTGCCGTTAGCCTGAATCAGCAATGCGGCGACTGGCGCGCCAATGACGATGGTCAGCGGCTGCGCCAGATAGAACAGCGCCAAGATATGGCTGCGATGGCGGCTCGGCACCCACATGCTCAGGAACAGAATCGCGCCGGGGAAAAATCCCGCCTCTGCCACGCCCAGGAAAAAGCGCAGCGCATACAAGCCGGGAATGCTGCTGACCCAAGTGAAGAGCAGTGCCACGACGCCCCAGGTCACCATGATGCGGGCCAGCCAGCGTCGCGCGCCGAAGCGGTAGAGGGCGAGATTGCTGGGTATTTCCAGCAGGATATAGCCGATAAAAAAGACCCCGGCAGCAAAACCGAACTGCGCGGCAGTCAGGCCGAGATCCTTGCTTAGCCCATTCGGTCCGGCGAAGGAGATGGCGGTCCGGTCAAGAAAATTGATGAAAAACATTAAGGCGATGAAGGGAACCAGTCGTAACGATACCTTTCGGATTACCGCTTTTTCTACGGCTTTATTTTGCACACTCATGCTGTCTCCTGAAGTGATATGGCGCGGCAGACACCCGTTCTTATTGACCGCTTCACCGACTACTTTGGCCGGATTGCGTCAACCGCTGTTTTTTTATGATTATTGTCGCCAGTCCATTTTTATCCAACTGGTATGATGACTATATCACAGCATCTTTCGATAATACCTCATGAAATATTCAAATAAAGGCAATCTCTGTATCCATCTTTTTTATAAAATTCATAAAATACATTAATAGTTAATTAAAAATGGTAGCCTGTATCTTTTCCAATAAAAAAATTGGATCGAGACTAAAAATCGTTAGCGGCATTAGTTGCATTAGTCAATTTAATGCACTGATCTCTCGCAACACCGGCTTGATTGCCATCCCAAAAGCGGGATCTTGCCTTTGCAAGGATGGAAAACGCTTCCCTTCAAAACACCACCAGAAACTGAAGGAATAAAATGCGCCTGAACACGCCCATCACGCAGAACGAATATCTGCTCAGCGACACCCACACCATTGTGTCGACTACTGATTTGCAAGGAAACATTACCTATGCAAATGCTTACTTCGTTGAAGTCAGTGGATTTACACGCCAGGAATTAATAGGCGCACCGCAAAACATCCTGCGTCACCCCGATATGCCGGTAGAAGCGTTCGCAGATTTTTGGGCGACCATCAAAAATGGGCAGTCCTGGACCGGCATGGTAAAAAACCGCTGCAAAAATGGCGACTATTACTGGGTGCTGGCCAATGTGACGCCCGTGATCGAAAACGGAAGTCCTGTCGGCTATATGTCCGTGCGCACCAAACCGAGCCGTGAGCAAGTCGATGCAGCAAGCAAGCTCTACCGCGAGATCAAAGAAGGCAATCCCAACAAAATCGCTATCCGGCAAGGTGTTGGCGTACGCACAGGTCTGTTGGCCAGACTCGCCTCGCTCAAAGATATTTCGCTGGAGCAGCGCGTAGGCTGGAACCTGAGCTTTCTGATTGCGGCACTGCTGCTGCTGACGCTGGAAAACATTCAGCCTGACAGCCTGTCTCAAATTTTCGGACAAAGCGCGCTGTCTATCCTCTCCGGGGTTGCGGTCATCAGCGCCCTGTATTTCTGGTACACGCTCTACACCAAACTCATTACTCCGCTCAAGGGTGCGATATCAGCCAGTCAGACCATGGCCGGCGGCGACCTGACGCAAGATATTGTGGTCGGCAGCAATGACGACATGGGCAAATTATTCGCTTCATTGCGTCAGTTGCGGGTCAACCTGCATTCGGTCATTGGCGACATTCGCAGCAATTTCAGCCAGATCCAGATCGCCACCGGCGAGATTGCCACCGGCAATATGGACCTCTCAGGCAGAACCGAATCACAGGCATCTGCACTGGAAGAAACCGCATCGAGCATGGAAGAACTGGCCTCTACCGTGCAGCAAAATACGCACAACGCAGCGGAAGCCAACAAGATGGCAGGCGGCGCATCCGTGGTCGCGGGCAAGGGCGGCGAGATCGTCGCCAGCGTCGTGACGACCATGAGCGAAATCAGCGTCTACTCCAAAAAAATCGTGGAAATCATCAGCCTGATTGATGGCATCGCCTTCCAGACCAATATTTTGGCGCTCAATGCCGCGGTCGAAGCCGCACGCGCAGGAGAACAAGGCCGCGGCTTTGCCGTGGTGGCGTCGGAAGTCAGAAGTCTGGCGCAACGCAGCGCAGCGGCGGCAAATGATATTAAAAAACTGATTTCCGCTTCGGTAGAAAAAGTCGGTGAAGGCATGACGCTGGCTGAAAACGCGGGTGTGACCATGCAGGAAATCATCCAATCGGTGCAAGGCGTGAGCAGCATCATGAATGACATCGCCGCTGCCTCACAAGAACAGAGCATGGGCATTTCGCAGGTCAACGACGCCGTTACGCAGATGGACGACGTGACGCAGCAAAATGCTGCGCTGGTGGAACAAGCTGCCGCTGCGGCAGGCACCTTGCTGGAAAAAACCGAAGAAGTGGTGGATGCGCTGACCGTGTTCAAGTTAGCTCATCAACAGGCAAAAACAGCGCCACTCTCACCCGGAAAAACAAAATCCTCTCCCCGCTCAGGCACTCCCTCTGAATTGAGGACACTGCATGTCAAGGAACATGCGATGGTGGAATATTAAGAACGGCTGAACTTAAGAACGGCTGAACAAGTGAGACGAGCGGTCGATTCCTCGCGTCGCTGACGCCTCGCCAGGCTTCCTGTCATAGACATTTCGCTGCCTGCCAACCGACATTGCTGCGATGCCGTATAGTTGGTTCACTTGCAACGCTAATGTCGAAAGGCTTCAAATGACGTCAAAAATCTCCGCATCAGATACCCCCGTTTGGTTCATCACAGGTTGTTCAACCGGCTTCGGTCGTGAATTGGCTTTACAGGTTATTGCACGCGGATGGCGCGTGGTGGTGACCGCACGCGATCAGGCTCGCGTCGCTGATTTGGCTTCAGGCACGGATGGTCGTGCTTTGGCGCTCGCGCTGGATGTGACCGATTCGGCGCAGATCAAAGCCGCAGTGAAAGCTGCGCAAGATCATTTTGGCGCGATTGACGTACTGGTCAATAACGCCGGCTATGGCTATCTCTCCTCGGTTGAGGAAGGCGAGGAAGCAGAAATTCGCGCGCAGTTCGATGCCAATGTATTCGGCTTGTTTGACATGACCCGCGCCGTTCTGCCCGGCATGCGGGCGCGGCATAAAGGTCATATTCTGAATATCACTTCCGTGGCCGGCAAAGTCGGCTTTCCCGGCTCCGGTTACTACGCTGCCAGCAAGCATGCGGTCGAAGGTTTCTCAGATGCTTTGTCGGCAGAGGTAGCTCCGCTCGGCATTCACGTCACCTGTATTGAGCCAGGGCCATTCCGCACCGATTGGGCCGGTCGTTCTTTAAAACAGACAACCAGTTTGATCGCCGATTACGCTGAAACTGCGGGTGCGCGGCTGAAGGGCACCGCCGCTTACAGTGGCAAGCAACCCGGTGATCCACAACGCGCAGCGGCAGCGATGATTCTGGTCACGGAAACAAAAAACCCACCGCATCATTTGGTACTCGGCGCCTTTGGCGTGGATGCGGTCAGCAAGAAACTCAAAACCGGTCTGGAACAAATCGAAGCGTGGCGCGATGTCAGCCTCGGGGCTGATTTTCCTAAGGAATAAGCAGGCAGGCAGCTCCGGGGACAACGTAGAAACAGGCCCCAAAAAACGAAGCCCCATCACCGTTCGGTGGCGGGGCTTTTTGCCGATCAGAACTCGGACTGCTTATTCTTCCGGTATTTGCTGCAGATTACTGAGCCACACCACGGCTTCCGAATCGCTGGGTGCGCGCCAGTCCCCGCGCGGAGACAACGATCCGCCGGAACCCACTTTCGGTGAATTCGGCACGCAGCTGCGTTTGAACTGGCTGGTGCGGAAAAAGCGATCGACGAAGATGCCGAGGTTAGTCTTGATCTGTTTGAGCGTGTATTGATTGCGCAATACGTGCAGCCCTTCCGGCCACGCGCCCTGCTCACTGTCGTGCCAGGCACTATGCGCGAGGAAGGCGACTTTCTTCGGCGTGAAACCGAAGCGCAGCAGGTAATACAGATTGAAATCCTGCAACTCGTAAGGCCCGATCACGCTTTCAGTGATTTGCGCCGGTGCGGCGTCCGATGCGCCATCCGATATTCCAACTAAGGCCCCAGGCACCAGCTCGGGGCTGATAGGCGTATCCAGCACGGCCAGCAGCACCTCGGAACCCGCTCCCGGCAATTGACCGGTTTCCGCCACCCAGCGCACCAGATGCGTAATCAGGGTCTTGGGGACGCTGGCGTTGACGTTGTAATGCGACATGTGGTCGCCCACGCCATAGGTACACCAACCCAGCGCGAGTTCGCTCAGGTCGCCGGTGCCGATGACAATGCCGTGGTGAAAATTGGCATAACGGAACAGATGATTAGTCCGTTCGCCCGCCTGCACATTTTCAAACGTCACATCGAATTGCAAAACACCGTCCGCATAAGGATGGCCGAGATCTTTCAGCATTTGCTCGCAGCTGGGACGGATATCAATTTCGGAAGCGGTGCAACCGACCGCGGCCATCAACTGCCGCGCTTGCATCAAGGTACGGTCACTGGTGGCAAAACCGGGCATGGTAATGGCCAGGATATTCGTTCGTGGCAGATGCAGCCGGTCCATCGCTTTGGCGCAGACCAGTAGCGCATGGGTGGAATCGAGACCACCCGACACGCCGATAACTACCTTGGAAATGCCGCTCGACGAAAGTCGCTGCACCAGCGCCTGCACCTGAATCTGATACACCTCATCGCAACGCTGATCGCGCAGGAGCGCATTCGACGGGACATAGGGAAAGCGCTCCACCGTGCGATTCAGCCGCAGGGGCTTGTCGGTCGGCAGAGTCAGCGTAAATTGCACGGTTCTGAATGCCGACACTTCCTCCCGGTGCCGGCGCGTCGATTGTCCGAACGAGGTCTGACGCATGCGCTCGCGCGACAGGCGTTCCAGATCGACATCGGCAGAAATGAGGCTGGCAACATCAGAAAACCGCTCCGATTGCGCCAGTAGTTCGCCGTTTTCATAAATCATGGCCTGTCCATCCCAGGCCATGTCAGTAGTGGACTCGCCTTGGCCGGCGGAGGTGTACAAGTAAGCCGAGAGGCAGCGTGCCGACTGCTGGGAGATCAATTGATGGCGATAACCGGCCTTGCCGACCGTCGCATTCGACGCCGACAGATTGACCAGCACCGTCGCCCCTGCCAGCGCGGCGAAAGAAGACGGGGGAATCGGCACCCAGACGTCTTCGCAGATTTCCACATGAAATTTCAGCAGCGGCAGATTCTCGGCCTCAAACAGCAAACCGGCGCCGAAGGGAACGGTCTGGCCCAGCAAGCGGATTTCCGACGATACGGCCTCATCGGCCGGACTGAATTGGCGCGCTTCGTAAAATTCGCCGTAGTTGGGCAAATAACTTTTGGGGACGACGCCGAGAATGCGCCCGCCGCAAATGACTACCGCGCAATTGAACAGCTGGTGATCGACCTTGAGCGGTACGCCCACAATAAGGACGATAGGCAGCGACTGCGAAGCGTCCACGATGGTCCCCAGCGCCGTTTCGCTGGCATCGAGCAGCGTGCGCTGATGGAACAAATCCTCACAGGTATACGCCGAGAGACCCAATTCGGGAAAGGCAATCAGCGCCGCGCCTTGCTGCGCCGCTTGTTGCGCCAGGGCAATGGTTGCGCTGGCGTTATACGCAGGATCAGCGACACGGCAAGGCGGCACACCCACGCTGAGCCGGGCGAAATCATGCGAATACAAATTAAAAAAAGAGTGCGGCATACGGAATGGAATCCTCGATGGATAAGATGGAAGCGCTGCAAGAAGTGCCGCAAATAAGGCTGAGCGTCCAATCATAGCAGCTGAAATAGTCCTTGCACGGCATCAATCCGCGCCAGTCGGTATCATGCTGTTGCACCACTCCCCTGCTTGCAGGGAAAGGCCAACCGTGGCGAGCTGTGGCGACCTGAATGGAATGATGCCTTGAACAAAAACGCACTACCTGAAAACGATGCCGGCGAGAACGACGAAGACGCGCGTCCTTCGGCCATCCCCGGCGCGAATTATCGCACGCGCATTATTTCTTCCCTGGCCGAAGTCGGTGCATCCGCCTGGGACGGTTTGCTGGCCGCGCAGGGGGAGAATAATCCTTTCCTGTCGTATGCCTTTCTGCACGCGTTGCATGAAAGCGGGTCGGCGTCACCCGCTAGCGGCTGGCAGCCGCAATACATGACCCTATGGCGCGATGAGGAACTGCAAGCGGCGCTGCCGCTGTACGTCAAGGCGCATTCCTATGGCGAATATGTATTCGACTGGGCCTGGGCCGAGGCCTATGAACGCAATGGCCTGTCCTACTATCCGAAACTGTTGTCGGCAATTCCCTTCACTCCGGTGAGCGGCTCCCGTCTGCTGGCGCGCAACGCCGAGGCGCAAACCGCACTGATCGCGGCGCTACAGAACGTGCAGCGCAATCCGGGTATCTCGTCGACCCACATCCTCTACCCGCCGCAAGCCGAGGCCGAAGCACTGCAATCCGCCGGATTTTTATTACGCAGCGGCGTGCAATTCCACTGGCGCAACGAGGGCTATCGCCATTTCGACGATTTTCTGGCGACACTGGAGCGCAAGAAAAGCAAAAACATCCGCGCCGAACGGCGCAAGGTACTCGATGCCGGCGTGCGCTTGCGGCAGGTACGCGGCGCGGACGCCAGCGAAGCCGACTGGGCTTTTTTCAACCGCTGCTACCAGCATACTTACGTCGACCACCATTCCAGCCCTTATCTGAATCTGGATTTTTTCCTGCGCATCGGCGCTGCCATGCCGCAGCATCTGCTGCTGGTCTTTGCCGAACGCGACGGCCAGCCTATCGGCGCATCGTTGCTGGTGTACACGGATACCACACTGTATGGCCGCTACTGGGGGGCGCTGGAGCATGTGCCCTGCCTGCATTTTGAAACCGCCTATTACCAGCCGCTGGAATTCTGCATCGCCAATCAGATCGCCAGTTTTGAAGGCGGCGCGCAGGGCGAGCACAAGATGGCGCGCGGCTTTCTGCCGCAAAAAACCTGGTCGGCGCACTGGCTGGCGCAACCGTCTTTTGCCAATGCGGTGCAGGATTTTCTGGAACGCGAAGCGGGCGGCATCGAACATTACATCGATGAATTGAACGAGCGCACACCGTTCCGCGCAGGTAAATAAAGGACATAAAAAAACGCACCAGCCGGAGCGGGTGCGTTTTTTCTGTGCGGGAGAAGCTTACAGCGTCTTGTTGTAGGCTTCGACGCCGGCAACCATTTCCGCCTTGGCCGACTCCAGGCCTTCCCAGCCCTGAATCTTGACCCATTTGCCTTTTTCCAGATCTTTGTAATGCTCAAAGAAATGCTGGATCTGACGCAGGATCAGTTCATTGATGTCTTCCGGCTTCTGCCAGTGCGAGTAAATCGACAGTACTTTATCGACTGGGACAGCCAGCACCTTGGCGTCGATACCGGATTCGTCCGTCATTTTCAACACGCCGATAGCGCGGCAGCGCACGACGACGCCGGGGAACAACGGGAACGGTGTGATCACCAGCACATCGACCGGGTCGCCATCTTCCGACAGCGTTTGCGGAATGTAGCCGTAGTTGCACGGATAGTGCATCGCCGTGCCCATGAAGCGGTCAACGAAAATCGCGCCGGTGTCCTTGTCGACTTCATACTTGATCGGATCAGCGTTCATCGGAATTTCGATGATCACGTTGAAGTCATTATTTGGTAAATCGCGACCGGCGGGGACGTTTTTCAAACTCATGGCGGGTTCTCGTTAAGGTAAAAAAAGAGCGGGGAAATAAGACGCGGCATTATAACTTGCAGACCGATTACCAGCCCGGCCCGGAAAGGAAGACGCCCCTTATCGAGGGGGCGTTGAAGGACGGGCTTATTTGGTCACCGTTGCCACGGCGCATTGCTTGTAATGCGCGCTGGCTTTTTCTGGTTGATCCAGCGCCTCATGCAGTTGAGCCAGTCGCAAGTGAATTTCGCTGATGGTACGCGGATGGTGCGCATCCGACAGTGCCTGCTCCAGATAGCGTTGCGCCTTGCCCCACAATTTTTGGTGCAGGCAAAACACACCGAGAGTCAGCGCCAGCTCCGCATCGATCGGATGCTTTTTCTGCCACTGCTCACAATATTCGATCTGGCTTAGCAAGGCGGTGGAACCGGTTTCGGCCGGCATCTCACGGTAGGCCCGGATCAGGCGCGAGTCCCAATCGGCAGCCAGAGCGCGTTCCAGCAAGCCGCGTGCTTTGTCATGCAGCCCGCGTTCATTGAATGCGCTCGCGCCACGGATAGCCACATAAGGCTTCAGGCGGTCAGGGTGCGGAACGGACGCCCACAAGCGCTGGATAGACTCGTCATCATGCGAGCGATCCGCCAGCAAGGTGTCGTAAGCCAGTTCGCGCAGACGGCTCGACAGCGCCGGATGCAGCGCCTTGCGCTTGTCCAGGGTTTGCACCAGTCGCAACACTTCAGGCCAGTTCTTGGCTTGCTGATTGGCCTTCAGCGCCCAAAGCAGCGCCTGGATGTGCCGTGTCCCGTTGGCACTTAGCTCTTCAAGCGTCTCCAATGCCCGCTTGAACTTGTGATCATCCACTTGCAGCTCAAGCATCGTCATCAGCCGCGCTGTTTTCATCGTTGGATCGGCTTCGATGCTGGCCAGCCAGACATCGCTGCGCTCACCCTCACGCAGACGATGTGCGGCACGAGCAGCAATCAGCGAGGCGATGCCGACATTGTCGGCAAATTCGGCGGCCCGCGAAGCGGCTTTTTCAGCATGTCCAAAGCGCCCTTCAAACAGTGCCTTGAGCGCGTCGCGCAGAGCTTGATTGCTCTCGTTCTCGCGTTTCTGACGACGGTAAGTCATCACCCGGCCCGGCAATTTTTGCGTCATACGCACTGCCCGCACAAAGACGTACAGCAGCGCAAACAAACCGAGCACCAGCAGCATGAAAAAATTCAAGGACAGATCGACCCGGTACGGCGGGTAAAAGAACACGACGTTGCCGGGATTGAAACGCGCCAGCATGGCCAGGCCGATGGCGGACGCAAACAGGGTAAGCAACCAGAGAAGTAAGCGCATGTCAGCGACGCGCCTTGTAATTGCGCACGGCATTGAGACTATCGCTCAAGGTCGGCATTTGAATCGAGAGGTTGCTGCTCTGCACTTGCTTGAGCAGCGCCAGCGTGGTCTGGGTCTGACGAGCGCGGGTGTCGAAATATTTCCCGATGTTGTCAGCGGCCGCAGATAAATCGCCGCGGAAGGCAAAATCATTGCGCGACAACAGCGCCAGACGGGCGTTGAGCAAACGCAGCTTGAGGTTTTCGCGGACATAAAAAGCCTGGGTCGGCGACATCAGCAAGGCATCAGGGGCATCGACGCGGCGCACCCGGATCAGCTGCCCGACATCGG harbors:
- a CDS encoding oxidoreductase, translated to MSASDTPVWFITGCSTGFGRELALQVIARGWRVVVTARDQARVADLASGTDGRALALALDVTDSAQIKAAVKAAQDHFGAIDVLVNNAGYGYLSSVEEGEEAEIRAQFDANVFGLFDMTRAVLPGMRARHKGHILNITSVAGKVGFPGSGYYAASKHAVEGFSDALSAEVAPLGIHVTCIEPGPFRTDWAGRSLKQTTSLIADYAETAGARLKGTAAYSGKQPGDPQRAAAAMILVTETKNPPHHLVLGAFGVDAVSKKLKTGLEQIEAWRDVSLGADFPKE
- a CDS encoding transcriptional regulator NanR; protein product: MSEIIPRRKLYQEVLDRLMERIRSGQIPPGAQLPSERELMELYGVGRPAVREALQAMERSGFVEIVHGERARVIEPTADRLIAQIASGAMHILRTQPDMLRHLKEARVFLETSTARMAAERATQEQIARLRESIAQHRASMVNLEEFIERDMAFHREIADISGNPIFPSIVESMFRWASEYYQTLVRAPGAEELTLAEHQRIVDAIALHDADAAAEAMRSHLLRANELYGQLSVH
- a CDS encoding ribulose-bisphosphate carboxylase large subunit family protein produces the protein MSERIYASYWMETGDDPTRAAEVIAGEQSSGTFVALPTETPELKARSGARVERLEILDASSTPSLPGGMASKVYTRCNMEISWPLENIGPSLPNLMSTIAGNLFELRQVSGLRLTGLRLPSAFATAYPGPAFGIAGTRRLTGVAQGPLIGTIIKPSIGLSVEETVQQVRELVQGGVDFIKDDELQADGTQCPFDQRVRGVMRVINEHAQRTGKKVMVAFNLTGDLDQMRRRHDLVLAEGGTCVMANLNAIGLVGLLELRRHAQLPIHAHRAGWGYLSRCPQLGWDYAPWQAIWRLAGADHMHVNGLRNKFSEPDDSVIAAARAVLTPVMPQAAMEAMPVFSSGQTGLQAADTYRAIACTDLIHTAGGGIFGHPQGVAAGVSALREAWVAAVEGIPLEQHAQTHPALRAALGFW
- a CDS encoding phosphogluconate dehydrogenase C-terminal domain-containing protein, translating into MNEKIALFGAGGKMGVRLSKNLQKSDYRVAHVEVGAAGQQRLKDELGIECVSVDAALDNADVVILAVPDTLIGKIAAEIAPKLRAGTMLMTLDAAAPFAGHLPDRADLTYFVAHPCHPLIYNDETTEEARRDYFGGAAAKQSITSALMQGPESAFDLGEDVAKVIYAPILRSYRLTVDQMALLEPGLSETVCATLLAVMREAMDETVRRGVPKEAARDFLLGHMNILGAVIFNEIPGAFSDACNKAIQFGKPRLMRDDWIKVFDREEIAESIRRIT
- a CDS encoding MFS transporter, whose product is MSVQNKAVEKAVIRKVSLRLVPFIALMFFINFLDRTAISFAGPNGLSKDLGLTAAQFGFAAGVFFIGYILLEIPSNLALYRFGARRWLARIMVTWGVVALLFTWVSSIPGLYALRFFLGVAEAGFFPGAILFLSMWVPSRHRSHILALFYLAQPLTIVIGAPVAALLIQANGTFGLEGWRLMFGGVAIPAIVVGIIAWFYLSDSPAQANWLTREEKSWLISELDREEQAKTKERPARVGEAFCNPRVWQLSLVYFGLIYGLYALAFFLPTIIGGFEVQFGSKFSVFQKGLITAIPYLPAGLALYLWSRDATKRGVRSWHVGVPALIGAASIPLALYMNSPAASILVITVTACAIFSALPTFWSIPSRFLSGAAAAAGIALINTIGNAAGFIAPFVTGAVKDATGSFQAPMFIVGAFMLLSAIIIFSIGSSSKVAESESALPADALSTASVS
- a CDS encoding methyl-accepting chemotaxis protein; the encoded protein is MRLNTPITQNEYLLSDTHTIVSTTDLQGNITYANAYFVEVSGFTRQELIGAPQNILRHPDMPVEAFADFWATIKNGQSWTGMVKNRCKNGDYYWVLANVTPVIENGSPVGYMSVRTKPSREQVDAASKLYREIKEGNPNKIAIRQGVGVRTGLLARLASLKDISLEQRVGWNLSFLIAALLLLTLENIQPDSLSQIFGQSALSILSGVAVISALYFWYTLYTKLITPLKGAISASQTMAGGDLTQDIVVGSNDDMGKLFASLRQLRVNLHSVIGDIRSNFSQIQIATGEIATGNMDLSGRTESQASALEETASSMEELASTVQQNTHNAAEANKMAGGASVVAGKGGEIVASVVTTMSEISVYSKKIVEIISLIDGIAFQTNILALNAAVEAARAGEQGRGFAVVASEVRSLAQRSAAAANDIKKLISASVEKVGEGMTLAENAGVTMQEIIQSVQGVSSIMNDIAAASQEQSMGISQVNDAVTQMDDVTQQNAALVEQAAAAAGTLLEKTEEVVDALTVFKLAHQQAKTAPLSPGKTKSSPRSGTPSELRTLHVKEHAMVEY